Below is a genomic region from Planctomycetota bacterium.
GTCACGATCACCTGGGCTCCGCGGAGGCGGCGCCGCGCGTCCAGGGCGAAGCACTCGTCCGCGAACCGGCAATCCTCGGCGTTGCAGAGCTCGGACACGGCCTGGACGCGGCCCCAGACGTCGCCGTCGGGCTCGAAGTCCAGGTCCGAGACGTCGCCCGTCGAGGTGCGCTCCCTCCATGCCGCGATGCGGCGCCAATGGTCGAACCGTTCACGATCGAAGGCGATGTGGGGGAGAAGCCCCCGGGTTTCCTCGAAGCGGTCCAGGCAGAGGTAATTGTTGAGGCCCTTGATGAGGGCCGCGGTGAATGTGCGGGGGAAGAGGCGCGCCAGGACCGGCAGGTCCTTGCGGAAGATCTGCTCCTGGAGGGCGATGTTGGACGTGCAGACGACGACGCGTCCGTCGTGCTCGAGGACATGGGCGACGGCCGGAACGAGATAGGCGAAGGTCTTCCCGATCCCGCACGGAGCTTCGACGAGGAGCGGCCGCTTCGTCTGGAGCGCCCGGGCGACCGCCTCGGCCATGGCGATCTGGCCGGGGCGGGGTTCGTAGCCCGGAAGGCGGCGTTCGAGAAGCCCGCCGGGGCCGAAGAAGTCCGCGACCGTCATTCGCCGTCCGCCTCGCCGGGGGTCGGTTCAGGGTGCCCTTCCTCCCGGTGCCGCCGGGCATGTTCGAGCACTACGCGCACGTGTTCGATCCAGCCGCGGGCGATGTCCAGGCGGCCGAGCTGGGGCCCGGAGGGCGGGTGCGCCGCCACGCGCTCCAGGAAGAAGGAGTACAGGCGGATCATTTCGGGAACGTCCGGCCGCGTCTCGGCGAGGAAGCCGAACCCGTAGGTCGTGACGGCCTCGGTGGGGTGGCGGCGCGCCCAGACGGAGAACGACGCCCGCGCGGCCTCGAAATCGCGGCGGCGCGTGTGGACCATGCCGAGGTTGAAGTGCGCCGCGTCGAACTCGGGATCGGCCGTGAGGGCCGCCAGATACGCCTGCACGGCTTCCTCGTAGCGGCCCACGTTGGCCAGGAGAATACCCCGGTGGTTGTGGGCCACGGGGCGGATCCAGCCGTCCCGCGCGGCCAGCCCGGCGAAGTATTCGAGGGTTTCGTCCACGAACCGCTGTTCCACCGCGAGGTTGCGCAGGAAGATGACGGGCAGCTCCCGCGGGAAGGCCAGGCGCTCGGCCTCCTCGGGGCGTTCGAGGAGGATTCCGATCACGCGCTTGCCCGCCTCGAAGGCGGCGCGGGGGAGCTTGATCGCGTAGTACTCGGCCTGAGCGTGGAGGATGTCCACGCGTCCGGGAGCGTGCGTGAGCGCCGTGTGGAAGGCTTCGTCGGCCCCGAACGTGTCGCCGAGTTCCAGACGGACGCGCCCGAGGAGGAGCCAGGCGTCCGGGTCCTGAGGATCGATCCGCACGGCCTCCGAAAGCGCCCGGCGCGCCT
It encodes:
- a CDS encoding tetratricopeptide repeat protein produces the protein MEFLRRWLVNRDLKRARTLEGEGYLEQARAAYAEALEYAVGPERARALRGDGACALRLGRLAEARRALSEAVRIDPQDPDAWLLLGRVRLELGDTFGADEAFHTALTHAPGRVDILHAQAEYYAIKLPRAAFEAGKRVIGILLERPEEAERLAFPRELPVIFLRNLAVEQRFVDETLEYFAGLAARDGWIRPVAHNHRGILLANVGRYEEAVQAYLAALTADPEFDAAHFNLGMVHTRRRDFEAARASFSVWARRHPTEAVTTYGFGFLAETRPDVPEMIRLYSFFLERVAAHPPSGPQLGRLDIARGWIEHVRVVLEHARRHREEGHPEPTPGEADGE